Part of the Desulfovibrio desulfuricans genome, TGCGGCGGCCATTGGGGTGAAACATGGTTTCGCTCAGGGCCTGGGCCTGCGCCTCGTTGATAAAACAGGCTCCGCCCGCCTCAAATGCCCGACGCGCCTGCGGCTCGATCTTGCCGTCCACAATGACGCACTGCTCGGCAGAGGGGGCCAGCCCGTTGTCAAAACTCTTGCTGGCAAGGATGTCGTCCACGGCCTTGCAAATGTCGGCAGTGGCTTCAATAAAGGCCGGGCCGTTGCCCATGCCGCCGTAGATGAAGGGCTTGCCGCTGTGGCGCGCCGCTTCAAGCATGCTGTCCCTGCCGGTTACCAGAACCAGAGCCACAAGACGGTGGCGCATGAGTTCTTCAATGCCGCTGTCGGCGACCATGGTCAGGCAGGTCACAGAACCTTCGGGCAGGCCGTGGGCCTGACCGGCGGCAGACATGGCCGCCACCACGCGGCTGGTGCATTCCACGGCGTGCTGGTGGGGGCAAACCACAATGGAATTGCCCGCCTTGACCGCCGCAAGCACATTACAGATGGTGGTGGAAACCGGGTTGGTGCAGGGGCTGAGGGCGGCTATAACGCCCACGGGCACACCCACTTCAAACACGTTTGGCGCGGCATCGGCGCTCTGGGGCAGCCTGCCCACGCAGCGCATGCCCCGCACGCTCTGGATGACGCGGCGGCAGGCAAAAAGGTTTTTGGCCATTTTGTCCTGCCACACGCCGCATCCGGTTTCTTCGTGGCTCATGACGGCAAGCGACTGGGCCTCAGCGGCGGCGGCTTCAGCCATGGCTTC contains:
- a CDS encoding aldehyde dehydrogenase family protein; protein product: MIGDKDLISIQQARILAENAADAQTRLSAMPQESLDTVVEAMAEAAAAEAQSLAVMSHEETGCGVWQDKMAKNLFACRRVIQSVRGMRCVGRLPQSADAAPNVFEVGVPVGVIAALSPCTNPVSTTICNVLAAVKAGNSIVVCPHQHAVECTSRVVAAMSAAGQAHGLPEGSVTCLTMVADSGIEELMRHRLVALVLVTGRDSMLEAARHSGKPFIYGGMGNGPAFIEATADICKAVDDILASKSFDNGLAPSAEQCVIVDGKIEPQARRAFEAGGACFINEAQAQALSETMFHPNGRRNRAMLGQSATVLAEKAGIAVPQGTRVLLVERRYVDPADPFIRELLAPVLAYYVEPDWRHACEKCLELLLREGHAQTMTIHSQDEEIIQQFALKKPVARMLVNTPAAFGGMGLTTDLFPSMTQGSGLAGHGFSSDNISPMNLIYRRKVGYGVRGFSFREQQSDQADPVSDALRRVLRKALNELNR